A single Argentina anserina chromosome 7, drPotAnse1.1, whole genome shotgun sequence DNA region contains:
- the LOC126803092 gene encoding LOW QUALITY PROTEIN: cation/H(+) antiporter 28 (The sequence of the model RefSeq protein was modified relative to this genomic sequence to represent the inferred CDS: deleted 4 bases in 2 codons), with protein sequence MVAQIICKLLRPTEGREISLKHKIFGEIENPKKKNENRVEQRERERKMEKSNKKIQGVDRIDNPDECSVQLTKLFTHVATHVAGFFLVYILCHLSHYLLRPYSQPRITSDTFVGLVIGNIGFIRGFLSNTSQKILHNLVDFGMIGYMFVLGIEMDPYVLFKVPTKDAKVAYAGMLITFILACAITPFLYYTEGFKIDFTLSLSMVLSSTASPVLTRMITSLKIGKSDIGQLVIATGMHSDFIATLLLSIGFVIWPVEVNNGTRSLERSLEMGTALLIQTIFTAFVSPIFMNWVNNENPEGKPMKGSHLVLSMAFMAFAVACPSYWGYSTILSAFMAGIFLPREGRVSKWVIGKINYLLSTIFYPIFFFWMGYEAYFAEFQPLDWMTWARLFVIFAIATIGKVVGTVISGALLGFNWPESVALGLLLTTKGHFHIYLAISAKLLEKTSTSTSTVMVIAIFFTIVHAPSVVAQIIKRARRRAPTHRMSLQLLDPSSELRILLCLHGPQNVRTAINFIEISRGTPDPGIVVFVTDMIELTDQIAATLVKEAGVNTMTVTDEEVTEMRDQVTTAVQSYVDDNENGITLGRLLALSTFNGMPQDICILAEDSTVALIILPFHKTRSADGTLDGGHSGFRFVNRKVLKNAPCSVGILVDRGFGLIEKISRSYDHTIDMAVIFIGGKDDREALAYADHVARHPGVKLTILRFLVDTSSDASSRPGHYHISRALQEEEMKLDDECFAKFYERHVACGQVSYSEKHLANSSETYNTLMALDGQYSLIIVGRGERVNTVLTFGMNDWQQCPELGPIGDVLAGSEFSVKTSVLIIQQNSVKGELDGLDDNFSVM encoded by the exons ATGGTGGCACAAATCATATGCAAACTTTTGAGACCAACAGAAGGAAGAGAAATA TCTCTGAAACACAAAATCTTTGGGGAAATAGAAAacccaaagaagaaaaac GAAAACCGGGTTGagcagagagagagggagaggaaaaTGGAGAAGAGCAACAAAAAAATCCAGGGTGTTGATAGAATTGACAATCCTGATGAATGCTCTGTACAGTTAACAAAGCTTTTTACACATGTAGCCACTCATGTTGCAGGTTTCTTCTTAGTGTATATTCTCTGTCATCTTTCGCACTACCTGCTCAGGCCTTATTCCCAGCCTCGCATAACCTCTGATACCTTT GTTGGACTAGTCATTGGAAATATAGGATTCATACGCGGTTTTCTATCAAACACATCACAGAAAATATTACATAACCTGGTTGATTTTGGAATGATTGGCTACATGTTTGTGCTAGGAATAGAAATGGATCCATATGTGCTTTTCAAAGTCCCAACCAAGGACGCGAAAGTGGCCTATGCTGGTATGCTCATCACATTCATCCTAGCATGTGCTATAACCCCATTTCTGTACTATACAGAAGGTTTTAAGATTGACttcactctctccctctcgatgGTACTTTCGAGCACGGCTTCGCCTGTGCTGACGCGAATGATAACGAGTCTTAAAATAGGCAAGTCAGACATAGGCCAACTTGTCATTGCTACTGGAATGCACTCTGATTTTATAGCCACTCTTCTCCTCTCCATTGGCTTTGTTATCTGGCCTGTTGAAGTTAACAACGGAACGCGCAGCCTTGAGAGATCTCTTGAAATGGGTACTGCATTGTTGATCCAGACAATTTTTACAGCCTTTGTTTCACCAATTTTCATGAACTGGGTCAACAATGAAAACCCGGAAGGCAAACCCATGAAAGGTTCACACCTAGTCCTCTCTATGGCTTTCATGGCCTTTGCTGTGGCCTGCCCATCATATTGGGGGTACAGTACTATTTTGAGTGCATTCATGGCAGGAATATTTTTACCAAGGGAAGGAAGAGTATCGAAGTGGGTAATAGGCAAGATCAATTACTTGTTAAGTACCATATTCTAtcccatttttttcttttggatggGGTATGAAGCTTATTTTGCAGAGTTTCAACCTCTTGATTGGATGACATGGGCAAGGTTATTTGTCATTTTTGCTATAgcaacaattggaaaagttgtAGGAACAGTCATCTCCGGAGCTTTGTTGGGGTTTAACTGGCCTGAGTCTGTTGCCCTCGGTCTTCTTCTCACAACCAAAGGCcattttcatatatacttgGCTATTTCTGCAAAATTG TTAGAAAAAACCTCAACTTCAACCAGCACTGTGATGGTAATAGCTATTTTCTTTACTATAGTGCATGCTCCATCAGTTGTGGCACAAATTATTAAGCGTGCTAGGAGGCGGGCACCCACTCATCGGATGTCACTTCAGCTGCTTGACCCCTCAAGCGAACTCCGCATATTACTATGCCTTCATGGGCCACAAAATGTGCGTACTGCCAttaatttcattgagatttctAGAGGGACACCAGACCCTGGGATTGTGGTATTTGTAACAGACATGATAGAACTCACAGACCAAATAGCGGCAACATTGGTAAAAGAAGCAGGAGTGAACACAATGACTGTGACTGACGAGGAGGTAACAGAAATGAGAGATCAAGTTACTACTGCAGTTCAATCCTATGTAGATGATAACGAAAATGGTATTACACTCGGAAGGTTACTTGCACTCTCGACTTTCAATGGCATGCCCCAAGATATATGCATTTTGGCAGAGGACTCGACAGTGGCCCTCATCATATTGCCATTTCACAAGACACGAAGTGCAGATGGGACATTAGATGGTGGTCATTCTGGTTTCAGATTTGTGAACCGTAAG GTCCTCAAAAATGCTCCATGCTCAGTAGGAATTCTAGTAGACAGAGGTTTTGGATTGATAGAAAAAATATCTAGATCTTATGATCATACTATCGATATGGCAGTCATCTTCATTGGTGGAAAAGACGATAGAGAAGCACTTGCTTATGCCGATCATGTTGCACGACATCCTGGTGTAAAACTCACCATCTTAAGATTTTTGGTGGACACTAGCTCAGATGCCTCAAGTAGACCTGGCCATTACCACATTAGCCGTGCTCTACAAGAAGAGGAAATGAAGCTTGATGATGAGTGTTTTGCTAAGTTCTACGAGAGACATGTTGCATGTGGACAAGTTTCTTACAGTGAGAAGCATCTTGCAAATTCTTCTGAGACCTATAACACTTTGATGGCATTAGATGGGCAGTACTCACTTATCATAGTGGGAAGAGGGGAAAGGGTGAATACAGTTTTGACATTTGGGATGAATGACTGGCAGCAGTGTCCGGAGTTGGGTCCGATAGGCGATGTTCTTGCTGGTTCTGAATTTTCAGTCAAAACCTCAGTATTGATCATCCAACAAAACAGTGTAAAGGGAGAACTAGATGGACTTGATGATAACTTTTCGGTCATGTAA